Proteins encoded by one window of Microplitis demolitor isolate Queensland-Clemson2020A chromosome 6, iyMicDemo2.1a, whole genome shotgun sequence:
- the LOC103573927 gene encoding cystinosin homolog — protein sequence MKIFLWTLFFQVLQYASADFKVDRQDLRILAGDKESFDLYLTNKLSTQVNVTLTIKDENLLEINPVTFNVTENERDFHWNISVIGLSPGYSVISANVTPNITDFSDAFVRVTIQRSTFVYHLSEVVGWMYFLAWSVSFYPQIYTNYKRKSVVGLNFDFLSLNIVGFFLYSLFNCGLYWIPDIASEYYRRYPKGLNPVQINDIFFAIHAFWATAFTIGQCFVYEVGTQTVSLIARIIHGLITISIVILIILGVVKTIQWLDFLYFCSYIKLIITLIKYLPQAYYNYRRKSTIGWSIGNVLLDFTGGILSMLQMVLNAYNYDDWKSIFGDPTKFGLGFFSVTFDIFFILQHYVFYRSNPINQLNSNSFIDVLV from the exons atgaagatttttttgtggacattattttttcaag ttttgcAATATGCAAGTGCGGACTTTAAAGTTGATAGGCAAGACTTGAGAATTCTTGCTGGTGATAAAGAAtcatttgatttatatttGAC aaataaattatcaactcAAGTGAATGTAACCCTGACTATtaaagatgaaaatttacttgagATAAATCCTGTAACGTTTAATGTTACGGAAAATGAAAGGGATTTTCATTGGAATATCAGTGTCATAGGATTATCTCCAGGCTATTCAGTGATCAGTGCCAATGTAACTCCAAATATTACAGA TTTTTCTGATGCATTTGTCAGGGTGACAATACAGAGATCAACATTTGTGTATCATTTAAGTGAAGTTGTCGGTTGGATGTACTTTTTAGCATGGAGTGTTAGTTTCTATCCacaaatttacacaaattacAAACGAAAAAGTGTCGTAGgccttaattttgattttctatcattaaatattgttggattttttttatattctcttTTCAACTGCGGACTCTATTGGATACCAGACATCGCA TCAGAATATTATCGCCGATATCCAAAAGGTTTGAATCCAGTccaaataaatgatattttttttgctattcatGCATTTTGGGCTACCGCTTTTACTATTGGACAATGTTTTGTTTATGAG gttgGTACACAAACAGTATCGCTTATTGCTCGAATAATTCATGGATTAATCACGATatctatagtaattttaattatcttaggAGTTGTTAAAACAATTCAATGGCTggattttctttatttttgcagttatataaagttaattatcacattaattaaatatttaccccaagcatattataattatagaagaAAATCTACTATTGGCTGGAGTATTGGTAATGTACTCCTAGATTTTACAGGCGGAATACTTTCTATGCTTCAAATGGTACTGAATGCTTACAATTATG ATGATTGGAAGAGTATTTTTGGCGATCCAACGAAATTTGGccttggatttttttcagttactttcgacatattttttattttacaacattACGTATTCTACAG gTCGAATCCCATCAATCAGTTGAACTCGAATTCATTTATCGATGttttggtataa
- the LOC103574161 gene encoding uncharacterized protein LOC103574161 codes for MTCDDNALEVLQLLWKMDLLESFYVCPQPAHTNNTKQLLYTYNPFTNWAPQSWQEVVNLKNKPDDRWTLYQQSHRNDKIICDTLTFDKTKFLEGYGIKVTGFPVKNSNWTYNKNYSVDSIEYYFPHTYAAFFSTLFSALNVTPIINYDDNGVFIKNKVIGFLESLVNGTQDICMNNRYISDTVNNSVDSIKLHHQNGFLIITQPRDFISAFDKISDFFDTKIVIFSVFVLLFTFIIIILNNKRQQYCVAALDILRLILSNAMKAQLKRPSMRITFVIASILIFILTPSLQGQISSFLTKPERHNIENLNDLFDFKYHVHFHPILQKDIINQKLWLNSDEKYLHPITGYRNIECYEHVLNDTNAACITYSLAQVIAASEHHFHISNKLLFKTYFSFWTRKNWALKNKLDQIAFKIRQSGLYDYWYKNELYDPLKKLIIIESGDTFVKYSQIDIGNLKFAFLFLAIGLGFSLTIFGFEIML; via the exons ATGACTTGCGATGATAATGCATTAGAAGTGTTGCAATTGCTTTGGAAAATGGATTTATTGGAATCCTTTTATGTTTGTCCTCAGCCTGCACACACTAACAATACAAAACAACTGCTGTACACTTACAATCCATTCACAAATTGGGCACCACAATCATGGCAGGAAGTAGTTAACCTTAAAAACAAACCAGATGATCGATGGACTCTTTACCAACAGTCACATCGAAATG ataaaataatatgcgACACCCTAACttttgataaaacaaaatttcttgaaGGTTACGGTATCAAAGTCACTGGGTTCcctgttaaaaattcaaactggacttataataaaaattattctgtcgATAGCatagaatattattttccgcATACGTATGctgcatttttttcaacattattTTCTGCTTTGAATGTTACACCGATTATCAATTACGATGATAACGGGGTTTTCATAAAGAACAAAGTAATAGGATTTTTGGAATCTTTAGTTAATGGTACTCAAGatatatgtatgaataatCGATACATATCGGATACGGTTAACAATTCAGTTGATTCAATCAAATTGCATCATCAAAATGGTTTTTTGATTATAACCCAGCCACGTGATTTCATATCAGCATTTGACaaaataagtgatttttttgatactaaaatagtaatattttCGGTATTTGTGCTACtctttacatttattatcattatacttaACAACAAAAGACAACAATACTGTGTAGCTGCTTTAGATATTTTACGATTGATATTGAGCAATGCGATGAAAGCACAACTGAAACGACCATCGATGCGCATTACTTTTGTAATTGCGTCTAtactaattttcattttaactcCTTCACTACAAGGGCaaatatcatcatttttaacgAAACCAGAACGACACaacatagaaaatttgaatgatttaTTTGACTTCAAATATCATGTTCACTTCCATCCAATATTACAAAAagatattattaatcaaaagtTGTGGTTAAATtctgatgaaaaatatttacatccaATCACTGGATACCGCAATATCGAATGCTATGAACATGTTCTGAATGATACTAATGCTGCTTGCATTACTTACAGTCTGGCTCAAGTAATAGCCGCTAGTGAACATCATTTTCATatctcaaataaattattattcaaaacatatttttctttctggACTCGAAAAAACTGGGCATTGAAAAACAAGCTTGATCAGATAGCATTCAAAATTCGACAATCTGGTTTATACGATTACTGGtacaaaaatgaattatatgaTCCTctgaagaaattaataattattgaatcagGAGATACATTTGTGAAGTATAGTCAAATAGATATTGGCAACTTGAagtttgcatttttatttttggctaTAGGTTTAGGATTTTCATTAACTATATTTGGATTTGAAATAATGCTATGA